The DNA region CGGATCGTACTGGTGGAGTGTCTGACCATGTGGCTGAACAATCTGCTGCACCATGGCCACGATGAAGAGCGGGCCTTCTCGGAACTGGAGGCTCTCTGGAACAGCCCTCATCAATTTGTGCTGGTACTCAATGAAGTAGGCTTGGGAATCGTTCCAACTAATCCCCTAGCCAGGCGCTTTGCTGATCTCTCCGGAAGAGTAGGCCAATGGTTGGGGGAACGTTGTGATCAGGTTTTCTTTTGTGCAGCTGGTCTTCCACTACAACTCAAGTAATTGAATAAGCATGTCAGAAGGAACGGACGATTTTGGGTTGGTGATCGCAGGACACGGTAGTCGAGATGCCGATGGTACCAGGGAGTTTGAAGAAGCCCTGATGCTTCTCAAGCAACGTCAGCCAGATCGAGTCATCACGCACGGGTTCCTCGAGTTCGCAACTCCTACAATTGATGAGGCCTTACGCGAAAATGTCCGCATGGGTTCTCGCAAGATTGTGATGGTGCCCGGAATCCTCTTTGCCGCCAGTCACGGCAAGAACGATATGCCTGTTGAACTACTGAGCGTGAAGCCAGAATTTCCGGAAGTTAAATTCCACTACGGTGGACCGATGGGAATTCATCCGCTGCTGCTAAAACTGTTTCAAGAGCGAATCATCAGTGCTGAAGCACAATCTGCCCGGATGATCCCTCGGCATGAATCGCTACTTGTCGTTGTCGGGCGTGGGACCACCGATCCAGATGTGAATTCCAATGTAAATAAGCTAGCACGTATGGTTGAGGAGGGGATGGGTTTTGGGAGTTCCTATGTTTGCTACTCTGGAACTGCAAAGCCGCTAGTTGCTGATGGAATTGCCAGAGCAGCACAAATGGGCTATCGGCGTGTCATAGTGATACCCTATTTCCTGTTCACTGGTATCCTGATCAAGCGGATTTATGGCGCTATCGATGAGGTTCAGCCAAAATTTCCTGATGTAGAAGTTCTCAAAGCAGGCTATCTGGGAGTTCATCCTCATGTGACAGATGTTTGGGTCGAGAAAGCTCGGGAAGCGTTGGTTGGCATCAATTCCTCCAACTGCAGTCTCTGTAAGTACCGTACCCAGATCGTGGGTTACGAAGCTGAGGTTGGCAAGGTACAGGAAGCCCACCACCATCATGTGCGGGGGATCCTGGGAGACTCGCACACTCACCACCACGAAACTGAAGGAGCACACTCCCACTCCCATCCACACACGCATCATCAGCACGATCACCCTGCGGATGTGGGCCATACTCATGGACACTCGCATCACCAAGAGCACTCGCATGTTCATGAGCACAAATCTGCCGTAAAGCTCTCCAGCGCCTATGTTCCACATCCGATTGAGGCAGAGAGCTTCCAACTGATCGAAGCGAACTACGACTGGATTGCCTACAGTTCCGGGGTCAAGGCCATCCTGCAGCGACTCGTGCATACTAGCGGAGACTTTGTAATCGTCGAAGATATCTTCTTCTCTCCAACTGCGATTCAGCATGGTGTTCAGGCGCTGCTAGATGGAGCTATCATTGTAACAGATGTAACCATGGTGCAGAGTGGTCTAAAACGCAGCTTGCTCTCCAGCCTGGAATTGACTACCAGTTGTTTGGTGCATGATCCAGAGACACACTTATTGGCTGAAGCCTCTGGACTGACACGCTCTGCCGCAGGAATTCGCAGGGCTTTTCTTCAGCACAAAAATGAACCAATCATCCTGGCGATTGGTGACGCACCAACAGCGATTCGTGAAGCTTTGCGGCTGATTCAGCAGGAACAGTGGCAACCGAAGTTAGTGATTGGTTTGCCGGTTGGTTTTGTCGGAACTCGTGAGTCCAAGCAGGAGCTTCAAGAATGCCAACTTGTCCCTAGAATCACCAACCAAGGGACCCGAGGAGGATCAAATTGGGCCGCAGCTGTCGTCAACGCGCTGATGATTCAGGCATGGAACCAGAAATTCCCCGGACCACACAAAAAAGAATTGAATTCGATCTCAGTGTCCCAGCCCCTAATGGTCTACGACGAGGCTTGACGACAGGCACTTGTGCTACGGCTGCCACGCAAGCCGCACTGCGACTGTGGCTAGGAGAACCCATATCCCAGGAGGTAAAGGTCGATCTTCCGGAGGGGCATTACTTCGTACGTGTACCAATCGAGCGAGTCCAACAACTCACGGACGTGTGCACCGAAGCCAGCGTGATCAAGGACGCCGGTGACGATCCCGACGTAACCCACGGCAGTCGAATCAGGGTTCAACTCAAAGCTGAGGGGACTGGAATCCACTTCCGTGCAGGAAGTGGCGTAGGAACGATCACCAAACCAGGTTTTTCCTTGCCCGTCGGAGAGCCTGCGATCAATCCGGTCCCCAGGCAGATGATGATTCAGACCATTTTGGAGACACTGGAGGCCTACCCGCAGCACCGCTCGCAAGGCTTCACAGTAATGGTTGGTATTGACGAAGGCGAGCAACTGGCAGCCAAGACCTACAATCCGCGCCTTGGTATCGTTGGTGGTCTTTCAGTGCTTGGAACCAAGGGAATCGTTGAACCAAAGTCTTTAGCTTCGTGGCTAGCATCCATCGAACTCTATGTGCGCATTGCCCTCGCTGACGATGCTAAGGCAGTTGTACTGGCACCCGGAAACATTGGACAACTGGTAGCAGAACAGCAGCTAGGACTCACTTCCGAAAGAGTCGTGCCGATGGCTAACTTTGTCGGCTTTGCGCTGAATACTGTTGATCAGGAACTTGGCAATCACCATCGTAAACTTGAGCAG from SAR324 cluster bacterium includes:
- a CDS encoding bifunctional adenosylcobinamide kinase/adenosylcobinamide-phosphate guanylyltransferase, with product MRILVTGGVKSGKSRLAEKLALSIPTTELPIYLATTEFTEDPELQQRIALHQQQRVERFVTIEEGLWLQQKLPKEPRIVLVECLTMWLNNLLHHGHDEERAFSELEALWNSPHQFVLVLNEVGLGIVPTNPLARRFADLSGRVGQWLGERCDQVFFCAAGLPLQLK
- a CDS encoding precorrin-8X methylmutase yields the protein MSEGTDDFGLVIAGHGSRDADGTREFEEALMLLKQRQPDRVITHGFLEFATPTIDEALRENVRMGSRKIVMVPGILFAASHGKNDMPVELLSVKPEFPEVKFHYGGPMGIHPLLLKLFQERIISAEAQSARMIPRHESLLVVVGRGTTDPDVNSNVNKLARMVEEGMGFGSSYVCYSGTAKPLVADGIARAAQMGYRRVIVIPYFLFTGILIKRIYGAIDEVQPKFPDVEVLKAGYLGVHPHVTDVWVEKAREALVGINSSNCSLCKYRTQIVGYEAEVGKVQEAHHHHVRGILGDSHTHHHETEGAHSHSHPHTHHQHDHPADVGHTHGHSHHQEHSHVHEHKSAVKLSSAYVPHPIEAESFQLIEANYDWIAYSSGVKAILQRLVHTSGDFVIVEDIFFSPTAIQHGVQALLDGAIIVTDVTMVQSGLKRSLLSSLELTTSCLVHDPETHLLAEASGLTRSAAGIRRAFLQHKNEPIILAIGDAPTAIREALRLIQQEQWQPKLVIGLPVGFVGTRESKQELQECQLVPRITNQGTRGGSNWAAAVVNALMIQAWNQKFPGPHKKELNSISVSQPLMVYDEA
- the cbiD gene encoding cobalt-precorrin-5B (C(1))-methyltransferase CbiD; amino-acid sequence: MEPEIPRTTQKRIEFDLSVPAPNGLRRGLTTGTCATAATQAALRLWLGEPISQEVKVDLPEGHYFVRVPIERVQQLTDVCTEASVIKDAGDDPDVTHGSRIRVQLKAEGTGIHFRAGSGVGTITKPGFSLPVGEPAINPVPRQMMIQTILETLEAYPQHRSQGFTVMVGIDEGEQLAAKTYNPRLGIVGGLSVLGTKGIVEPKSLASWLASIELYVRIALADDAKAVVLAPGNIGQLVAEQQLGLTSERVVPMANFVGFALNTVDQELGNHHRKLEQLWLVGHPGKLAKILENQWDTHSGVSPMAMQGILELAKVFGMKPSLLEKCKDATTVEGIIQQFGKTPESSRFWKLVEQRITEKVQSRLQHVLEVQTLLFDMHRNPLGLPMTQSYE